A region of Marinifilum sp. JC120 DNA encodes the following proteins:
- a CDS encoding 1,4-dihydroxy-6-naphthoate synthase — protein MSKILKLGYSPCPNDTFIFHALASGAVSIDPFKLDVTLADVEELNSMAQAGKMDICKVSVHAAAHIMDDYILLRAGGAMGRGVGPLLLTGAPCTIGDLDGKRIAIPGRNTTANLLFSLMCREAGIKVELVEMVFDQVMPAIKNGEVDAGVVIHEGRFTYEALGLSKFADLGQWWEDFSGLPIPLGSIAIKRSLGAETASLVNAAIRKSLTLSYIDEEDAWPYIKEHAQEMDDDIIHEHIKTFVTDYSDDVGEEGEQAVSRLLQEAARMDGIDLPDLPVFVEM, from the coding sequence ATGAGCAAAATATTGAAATTGGGCTATTCGCCCTGTCCGAACGATACATTTATTTTTCATGCCCTCGCCAGCGGGGCAGTCAGCATAGACCCTTTCAAACTGGACGTCACCCTCGCTGATGTGGAAGAACTTAATTCCATGGCTCAGGCCGGGAAGATGGATATCTGTAAGGTGTCCGTTCATGCTGCCGCACACATTATGGATGATTACATCCTGCTTCGTGCCGGAGGGGCCATGGGCCGTGGCGTGGGACCGTTGCTGCTCACCGGAGCACCTTGCACTATAGGTGACCTTGATGGCAAGCGTATTGCCATACCGGGACGCAATACTACCGCAAATTTATTGTTCAGCCTCATGTGCCGGGAAGCCGGAATCAAGGTGGAGCTGGTGGAAATGGTTTTTGATCAGGTCATGCCTGCCATCAAGAATGGTGAAGTTGATGCCGGAGTAGTCATCCACGAAGGTCGTTTTACTTACGAAGCTCTCGGCCTGTCGAAATTTGCCGATCTCGGACAGTGGTGGGAAGATTTTTCAGGTCTTCCGATTCCGCTTGGCTCCATTGCAATTAAGCGTTCGCTTGGCGCGGAAACAGCTTCCCTCGTAAATGCCGCTATCCGTAAATCACTTACTCTTTCTTATATTGATGAGGAAGATGCATGGCCTTACATAAAAGAACATGCACAGGAAATGGATGACGATATAATTCATGAGCACATCAAAACTTTTGTTACCGATTATTCCGATGATGTGGGCGAAGAAGGGGAGCAGGCAGTATCAAGGCTTTTGCAGGAAGCTGCCAGAATGGACGGGATTGATTTGCCTGATTTGCCCGTGTTTGTTGAGATGTAG
- the mqnC gene encoding dehypoxanthine futalosine cyclase yields MTNLTQSPAEVLVIGEKVEAGERINFDEAVTLMEKADLFDLASLAHSIRMKKHPEPNVTYVIDRNINYSNICDCGCRFCAFYVAPGKDGGFVISKEELGQKIQETIDLGGTQILMQGGHHPDLPLSFYEDMLRFIKENYPVHIHAFSPPEVVYWSELNGISIKEVLERLIDAGLASIPGGGAEILVDEVRSHIAPKKCNTAKWLEVMETAHNLGLRTTATMMFGHEEQPVDRIKHLFALREVQDRTGGFTAFIPWTFQPDNTNIPDARKMTSVEYLRMLAVSRIVLDNFDNVQVSWVTMGPKISQLALFYGGNDFGSTMIEENVVKAAGVSFRLSEAGIHDLIEKAGFIPKQRLMDYTLAENADG; encoded by the coding sequence ATGACAAACCTTACACAGAGTCCTGCTGAAGTTCTCGTAATCGGCGAAAAAGTTGAAGCCGGGGAACGCATTAATTTTGATGAGGCCGTTACCTTGATGGAAAAGGCTGATCTTTTTGATCTGGCTAGCCTTGCCCATTCCATCAGAATGAAAAAGCATCCTGAACCGAACGTAACCTACGTGATTGACCGCAACATCAACTACTCCAATATTTGTGATTGCGGTTGCCGTTTCTGTGCTTTTTACGTTGCGCCTGGTAAAGACGGTGGTTTCGTAATCAGTAAGGAAGAGCTTGGGCAAAAGATTCAGGAAACCATTGATCTTGGCGGAACCCAAATTCTGATGCAGGGCGGCCACCACCCGGATCTGCCACTTTCTTTTTATGAAGATATGCTCCGCTTTATCAAAGAGAATTACCCGGTTCATATCCATGCATTCTCTCCGCCTGAAGTGGTTTACTGGAGTGAGCTGAACGGGATTTCCATCAAGGAAGTGCTGGAGCGTTTGATCGATGCAGGACTGGCCTCTATTCCCGGTGGCGGTGCGGAAATTCTTGTTGATGAAGTGCGCAGCCATATCGCGCCCAAGAAATGCAACACCGCCAAATGGCTGGAAGTAATGGAGACAGCCCATAATCTGGGACTGCGCACCACCGCGACCATGATGTTCGGGCACGAGGAACAGCCCGTGGACCGCATCAAGCACCTTTTCGCTCTGCGCGAGGTCCAAGACCGCACCGGCGGATTCACCGCATTTATCCCTTGGACTTTCCAACCCGACAACACCAATATTCCTGATGCACGTAAAATGACCAGCGTTGAATATCTGCGAATGCTCGCAGTATCACGCATTGTGCTCGATAATTTTGACAACGTGCAGGTTTCGTGGGTCACTATGGGTCCGAAGATATCCCAACTGGCTCTTTTTTACGGCGGTAACGATTTCGGCTCAACCATGATTGAAGAAAATGTGGTTAAAGCGGCAGGAGTGAGTTTCAGACTTTCCGAAGCTGGAATTCACGACTTGATTGAAAAAGCCGGATTCATACCTAAACAACGACTCATGGATTACACCCTTGCGGAGAACGCTGATGGATAA
- a CDS encoding 30S ribosomal protein S11: MARPRRSGKKKEKKNVPVGIAHVKATFNNTIITFTDLKGNVISWATSGASGFKGSRKSTPFAAQVAAETAARKAQDQGMRTVGIFVKGPGSGREAAMRAIGNVGMKVNFIRDITPIPHNGCRPPKRRRV, from the coding sequence ATGGCTAGACCTCGCCGTTCCGGCAAGAAAAAAGAGAAGAAGAATGTTCCCGTGGGCATCGCCCACGTTAAAGCAACATTCAATAATACCATCATAACCTTTACTGACCTGAAGGGTAACGTAATCAGCTGGGCTACTTCCGGTGCATCCGGTTTCAAGGGATCAAGAAAATCTACTCCCTTTGCCGCACAGGTTGCTGCTGAAACCGCTGCTAGAAAAGCTCAGGATCAGGGTATGCGTACCGTTGGTATTTTCGTCAAAGGCCCCGGCTCCGGTCGTGAAGCAGCGATGCGCGCAATCGGTAACGTCGGTATGAAGGTTAACTTCATTCGCGATATAACACCCATCCCGCACAACGGCTGTCGTCCGCCGAAACGTCGCAGGGTCTAA
- a CDS encoding 50S ribosomal protein L17: MRHKKSGRKFNRSASHRKAMLRNMVRSLLTYEHIRTTEPKAKELRSSCEKLITLALRNDLHSRRLAYKTLENHGLVKRLFDEIGPRYEGGGGGYTRIIKLAEPRKGDCAPMCIIELTKRAEAPAEEAAATTEAPAEEAQEA; this comes from the coding sequence ATGAGGCATAAAAAGTCCGGAAGAAAGTTCAACAGAAGTGCTTCCCACAGGAAGGCCATGCTTAGAAACATGGTTCGCTCTCTGCTGACCTACGAACATATCCGTACCACCGAGCCTAAGGCAAAGGAACTGAGAAGCTCTTGCGAAAAGCTGATCACCCTTGCCCTGCGTAACGACCTCCACTCCAGACGTCTTGCTTACAAGACTCTTGAGAACCACGGTCTTGTTAAAAGGCTTTTCGACGAAATCGGCCCCCGCTACGAAGGCGGAGGCGGTGGTTACACTCGCATCATCAAGCTCGCTGAACCCCGTAAGGGTGACTGCGCTCCCATGTGCATCATCGAGCTGACCAAACGTGCTGAAGCTCCTGCTGAAGAAGCTGCGGCAACCACTGAAGCTCCCGCTGAGGAAGCTCAGGAAGCATAA
- the mqnE gene encoding aminofutalosine synthase MqnE: MISKNYFQNAGLGNILDKVLDGERLSTEDGLTLFNCPDLNALGALASIYRRKLHGNKTFYVINRHINYTNICVNGCLFCAYARKPEEDGSFKLSREDILEKLENAPIPPREVHVVGGCHHDIPLSFFEETFVEIKKRLPQAVIKSFTAVEIEHLALAEGITTIEVLKRLKAAGSEMLTGGGAEIFNPDVRAKICPEKLPGKEWLRIHGEAHDLGYTTNCTMLYGHVESYADRVDHLDQLRRQQDATGGFNCFIPLPFLTENSRLKIDNPLTGVDELRNIAVSRLMLDNIPHIKAYWVMLGVKQAQTALHFGADDFDGTVVEEKIGHMAGAESEQGLSRTELEEMIVGCGFTPIERDAAFNEV, from the coding sequence ATGATCTCAAAAAATTATTTCCAAAACGCCGGACTCGGAAATATCCTCGACAAAGTACTTGACGGGGAAAGACTTTCCACTGAGGACGGACTTACCCTCTTCAACTGTCCTGACCTTAATGCGCTAGGCGCACTTGCCTCCATCTACAGACGCAAACTGCACGGCAACAAGACCTTTTACGTAATCAACCGTCACATCAATTACACCAACATCTGTGTTAACGGCTGCCTGTTCTGTGCCTATGCCCGCAAGCCGGAGGAAGATGGTTCATTCAAACTCAGCCGGGAAGACATCCTCGAAAAATTGGAAAATGCGCCCATCCCCCCCCGCGAAGTTCATGTGGTCGGCGGCTGCCATCACGATATTCCGCTTTCTTTTTTCGAAGAAACTTTCGTTGAAATCAAGAAACGTCTCCCGCAAGCAGTGATTAAATCATTCACAGCAGTTGAGATTGAGCATCTTGCACTAGCTGAAGGAATTACCACCATTGAAGTGCTCAAACGTCTCAAAGCAGCCGGGTCCGAGATGCTCACCGGTGGCGGAGCTGAAATTTTCAATCCTGATGTCCGCGCCAAAATCTGCCCGGAAAAACTTCCCGGCAAAGAATGGCTTCGCATTCATGGTGAGGCCCACGACTTGGGTTACACTACCAACTGCACCATGCTTTACGGGCATGTGGAATCATATGCCGACCGCGTAGATCATCTGGATCAGTTACGTCGACAGCAGGATGCAACAGGCGGATTCAATTGTTTCATCCCCCTGCCCTTCCTGACTGAGAACAGCAGGCTGAAGATCGACAATCCGCTCACCGGAGTTGATGAACTGCGCAATATTGCGGTCAGCAGGCTCATGCTGGACAACATTCCGCACATCAAGGCTTACTGGGTAATGCTCGGAGTCAAGCAGGCTCAGACCGCGCTTCATTTCGGTGCTGATGATTTTGACGGAACCGTTGTAGAAGAAAAAATCGGACACATGGCCGGAGCAGAATCCGAACAGGGCCTGAGCCGAACCGAGCTGGAAGAAATGATCGTCGGCTGCGGGTTCACACCAATTGAACGCGACGCTGCTTTTAATGAGGTTTAA
- a CDS encoding 30S ribosomal protein S13 → MARIAGVDLPKNKRLDIALTYIYGVGRTTALKILDTVGIDWTLKTDDLSGEQVNTIRKELEDNHKVEGDLRRDQIADIKRLMDIGSYRGLRHRRGLPVRGQSSKTNARTRKGPRRSVMSRKKK, encoded by the coding sequence GTGGCTCGTATCGCTGGAGTAGACCTTCCGAAAAATAAGCGTTTGGATATTGCACTGACTTACATCTACGGAGTAGGTCGGACTACCGCTCTCAAGATTCTTGATACTGTTGGTATCGACTGGACCCTCAAAACTGATGACCTCAGTGGCGAGCAGGTGAACACCATCCGTAAGGAACTTGAAGATAATCATAAAGTTGAAGGTGACCTCCGCCGTGATCAGATCGCTGACATTAAGCGTCTCATGGATATCGGAAGTTACCGTGGACTGCGTCACCGTCGCGGATTGCCCGTGCGCGGTCAGAGCTCAAAGACCAACGCAAGAACGCGCAAAGGTCCCCGTCGCTCTGTCATGAGCAGAAAGAAGAAATAA
- a CDS encoding 30S ribosomal protein S4: protein MARYTKAKCRLCRREGEKLFIKGDRCFTDKCSYERRPYAPGIAGRMRKKMSDYAIQLREKQKVRRMYGVLEGQFRTYFKRADGMKGVTGANLLMLLETRLDNTVYRLGFANSRDQARQLVRHGIFTKNGRRVNVPSMQVKPGDVIVVREESRKIPVIAEAQEVIARRGCPEWLEADGANFKGEVKAMPTREDIQFPINEQLIVELYSK, encoded by the coding sequence TTGGCCAGATATACAAAAGCAAAATGCAGACTGTGTCGTCGTGAAGGCGAAAAGCTTTTCATTAAAGGTGACCGCTGCTTTACTGATAAGTGCTCTTATGAGCGTCGTCCTTATGCACCCGGTATTGCCGGTCGCATGAGAAAGAAAATGAGCGACTATGCAATTCAGCTTCGTGAGAAGCAGAAAGTGCGTCGCATGTACGGTGTCCTCGAAGGCCAGTTCCGCACCTATTTCAAGCGTGCTGATGGTATGAAAGGTGTAACCGGCGCGAACTTGCTCATGCTTCTTGAAACCCGCCTTGACAATACTGTTTACCGTCTTGGTTTTGCCAACTCCCGCGATCAGGCTCGCCAGCTCGTGAGACACGGTATTTTCACCAAGAACGGAAGACGTGTTAACGTACCTTCCATGCAGGTAAAACCCGGTGATGTAATCGTGGTTCGTGAAGAATCCCGTAAGATCCCCGTGATTGCTGAAGCACAGGAAGTTATTGCTCGTCGCGGCTGCCCCGAGTGGCTCGAAGCTGATGGAGCAAATTTCAAAGGTGAAGTTAAAGCGATGCCGACTAGGGAAGATATCCAGTTCCCTATCAACGAACAGCTGATTGTCGAGCTGTACTCCAAATAA
- a CDS encoding LysR family transcriptional regulator codes for MDLRRLEAFCKVYELKSFSKAGKELFLSQPTISAHISTLEDELGVPLFDRLGRSIMATQAGEVLYRNAKDIYSLIGKAHSEINILRDKVVGDLEIGGSTIPSHYLLPEILYNYCKKYPDVSVHLSVGDTAEILEKVRSGELIIGVVGATADVPNIEFVPIMRDELVIVAPPVLVRNYDGIDDIQHLAELPWVMREGGSGTRKALEAGLAEMGTSVRELNVTVWVESTQAVVQCVRAGLGVSVTSRLAAQPLIDSGELVHISDLPLNLERSFYLAHLQGREFFPAVRYFIEHVKNMSK; via the coding sequence ATGGACTTACGTCGACTTGAAGCCTTTTGCAAGGTGTATGAATTAAAGAGTTTTTCTAAAGCAGGTAAGGAATTATTCCTTTCCCAGCCTACTATCAGTGCCCATATTTCTACTTTAGAGGATGAGCTTGGTGTACCTCTTTTTGATCGTTTGGGCAGATCCATTATGGCCACACAGGCCGGTGAGGTCCTTTACCGTAATGCAAAAGATATCTATAGCCTGATTGGCAAAGCCCATTCAGAGATAAATATTTTACGTGATAAAGTCGTTGGTGATCTGGAAATTGGCGGCAGCACCATCCCTTCCCATTATCTGTTGCCGGAGATTCTGTACAACTATTGTAAAAAATATCCTGACGTAAGTGTCCATCTTTCAGTCGGTGATACCGCTGAAATTCTGGAAAAAGTGCGTTCTGGGGAATTGATTATCGGTGTTGTGGGAGCCACTGCGGATGTTCCCAATATTGAGTTTGTACCAATCATGCGCGATGAGCTTGTTATTGTTGCTCCTCCGGTTTTGGTTCGAAATTATGACGGCATTGATGATATTCAGCATCTTGCAGAACTGCCCTGGGTCATGCGTGAAGGCGGTTCCGGTACTCGTAAGGCCCTTGAAGCCGGTCTGGCAGAGATGGGTACAAGTGTCCGTGAACTCAATGTGACTGTCTGGGTTGAATCCACACAGGCCGTTGTGCAGTGCGTAAGAGCCGGACTTGGGGTCAGTGTTACTTCACGTCTCGCAGCCCAGCCGCTCATCGATTCCGGAGAGCTTGTGCACATCAGCGATCTTCCGCTTAATCTCGAAAGAAGTTTTTACCTCGCCCATTTGCAGGGTCGGGAGTTTTTTCCGGCTGTACGGTATTTCATTGAGCATGTTAAAAACATGTCCAAATAG
- a CDS encoding DNA-directed RNA polymerase subunit alpha — MLIQDGDKLINTRNWAELVKPEQLVRDPKSNELYGKFICEPLERGFGTTIGNALRRVLLSSMQGAAAVAVKIEGVQHEFTTIEGVMEDVTEIVLNIKQIRFAMTTDEPQFLTLKVNKQGVVAAADIQENQNVKVLNPEQIIATLSEKMDLEMTFEIRMGKGYVPADMHEGLVNEIGHIVVDSSFSPIRKVAYSVEQARVGQMTNFDKLILEVFTDGSVTPEDAIAYSAKILKDQLSVFINFDEMGSEQEESKESDLDLNPNLFKSIDELELSVRATNCLKAANIRIVGELVQRTEQTMLKTKNFGRKSLDEIRRVLDSMELKFGMILEDFDKKHQEWLKRKEKNEA; from the coding sequence ATGCTTATTCAAGACGGTGACAAACTCATCAACACCCGCAACTGGGCCGAGCTGGTTAAGCCGGAACAACTTGTGCGTGACCCCAAGTCTAACGAGCTTTATGGTAAGTTCATTTGTGAGCCCCTTGAGCGCGGATTTGGAACAACCATCGGTAACGCCCTTCGCAGGGTACTGCTTTCCTCAATGCAGGGAGCTGCCGCGGTTGCTGTAAAGATCGAAGGAGTTCAGCACGAATTCACCACTATTGAAGGTGTGATGGAAGATGTGACTGAGATTGTTCTGAACATCAAGCAGATCAGATTCGCAATGACTACTGATGAACCCCAGTTTCTTACTCTTAAGGTAAATAAGCAGGGTGTCGTCGCCGCAGCTGATATTCAGGAAAACCAGAACGTCAAAGTCCTCAATCCTGAGCAGATTATCGCGACTCTGTCCGAAAAGATGGACCTGGAGATGACTTTTGAGATCCGCATGGGTAAAGGCTACGTGCCCGCAGACATGCATGAAGGTCTTGTTAATGAAATTGGTCACATCGTTGTTGACTCAAGCTTTTCTCCCATCCGTAAGGTAGCTTACAGTGTGGAGCAGGCTCGAGTCGGCCAGATGACCAACTTCGACAAGCTTATTCTCGAAGTTTTCACCGACGGTTCCGTTACCCCTGAGGATGCAATTGCCTACAGTGCAAAAATTCTCAAGGATCAGCTCTCCGTATTCATCAACTTTGATGAAATGGGATCTGAGCAGGAAGAGTCCAAAGAAAGCGACCTCGATCTTAACCCGAATCTGTTCAAGAGTATCGACGAACTCGAACTCTCCGTTCGTGCAACTAACTGCCTCAAGGCTGCCAACATTCGCATTGTTGGTGAACTTGTGCAGCGCACTGAACAGACCATGCTCAAAACCAAGAACTTCGGACGAAAGTCTCTTGACGAAATCCGTAGGGTTCTCGACAGCATGGAACTTAAGTTCGGTATGATCCTCGAGGATTTCGATAAAAAGCATCAGGAATGGCTGAAGAGGAAAGAGAAAAATGAGGCATAA